One stretch of Methanobacterium aggregans DNA includes these proteins:
- the comC gene encoding L-sulfolactate dehydrogenase: MNIQIDEERSIIIEILKRMDVSEEDAKIVADVTVDADLKGFSSHGIGRFPQYIKGLRAGTIKTDTEIVVEKETVSTALINGNHRFGHVVTSRGMELAIEKAKETGIGLVGIHNSNHFGATGYYTDMALMEDMVGIAIANTEPAVAPLGGKEPIIGTNPIAIGMPSNKNYVSVDMATSASARGKLIEAMRKGEKIPENVALDADGNPTIDPEAALKGSILPFGAHKGYALAFMIELLAGPLVRAACGKEVTGTAHPEEMCTKGDLIAAIDPSKFGDTETFKTEVDDFISEVKAPENVFIPGDMEVLNVKKHKEEGIELDDKLLSQLKEISEEVSLDLEEIIGGK, translated from the coding sequence ATGAACATACAAATAGACGAGGAAAGGTCAATAATCATCGAAATCCTGAAAAGGATGGACGTGTCAGAAGAGGACGCAAAGATCGTTGCAGATGTCACTGTAGACGCAGATTTAAAAGGATTTTCATCCCATGGAATAGGAAGATTCCCCCAGTACATCAAGGGATTAAGGGCAGGAACAATAAAAACAGATACAGAAATAGTTGTTGAGAAAGAAACTGTTTCAACAGCCCTCATAAATGGTAACCACAGATTTGGACATGTTGTGACCTCCAGGGGAATGGAGCTTGCAATAGAGAAAGCCAAAGAAACAGGAATAGGTCTTGTGGGTATTCATAACTCCAACCACTTCGGTGCCACAGGTTACTACACAGACATGGCCCTAATGGAGGACATGGTGGGTATTGCAATAGCCAACACAGAACCCGCAGTAGCTCCACTTGGAGGAAAAGAACCAATAATAGGTACAAATCCAATAGCAATTGGTATGCCTTCAAACAAGAACTACGTGTCTGTTGATATGGCAACATCAGCATCTGCAAGGGGAAAACTAATTGAAGCCATGAGAAAGGGTGAAAAAATACCCGAAAACGTTGCACTCGATGCAGATGGAAATCCAACCATAGACCCAGAAGCAGCACTTAAAGGTTCAATACTGCCATTTGGAGCCCATAAAGGATACGCACTTGCTTTCATGATCGAGTTGCTTGCAGGACCCCTTGTAAGGGCCGCTTGTGGTAAGGAAGTTACTGGAACAGCACATCCTGAGGAAATGTGTACAAAGGGAGATTTAATAGCTGCCATAGATCCTAGTAAGTTCGGTGACACTGAAACCTTCAAAACAGAAGTTGATGATTTCATATCTGAAGTTAAAGCCCCTGAAAACGTTTTCATACCTGGAGATATGGAAGTTCTCAACGTGAAAAAACACAAGGAAGAGGGTATTGAACTGGATGATAAACTCCTATCACAGCTCAAAGAAATATCAGAGGAAGTATCACTTGATCTGGAGGAAATTATAGGTGGAAAGTAG
- the comD gene encoding sulfopyruvate decarboxylase subunit alpha — translation MESSQAVYEALKKAGINFVVTLPCVNLGEVLKMVECDPEIKHVPVTREEEGFGICAGAFMGGRKPAILMQNSGLGNSVNALASLFKLYQFPVLMVMSHRGTLGEKISAQIPMGKATPKVLDALDMPYFNPKTPEEALKVIPDAWGLSETGGTPVGILLDIGFW, via the coding sequence GTGGAAAGTAGCCAAGCAGTTTATGAAGCCCTTAAAAAGGCAGGGATAAACTTCGTAGTCACACTTCCATGTGTGAACCTTGGAGAGGTTCTCAAGATGGTGGAGTGCGACCCTGAGATAAAACATGTTCCTGTTACAAGGGAAGAGGAAGGATTTGGGATATGTGCAGGGGCATTCATGGGTGGAAGAAAACCTGCAATACTCATGCAGAACTCTGGGCTGGGCAACTCTGTAAATGCATTGGCTTCACTATTTAAACTTTACCAGTTCCCTGTTCTTATGGTTATGAGCCACAGGGGGACGCTGGGCGAGAAGATATCAGCCCAGATACCCATGGGTAAAGCCACCCCAAAGGTCCTGGATGCACTGGACATGCCCTATTTCAACCCCAAAACTCCTGAAGAGGCATTGAAGGTTATTCCTGATGCTTGGGGTCTTTCAGAAACTGGTGGAACTCCTGTGGGAATTCTTCTTGATATCGGGTTCTGGTAA
- a CDS encoding flavodoxin family protein — MKVTAINGSPRKKWNTATLLEKALEGARSQGAETELIHLYDMTYKGCKSCFACKLKGGRSYGRCDIKDDLTPLLDKITESDALILGSPIYLGAATGEMRSFFERLIFPYLVYDAEGSTLFPKRIPVGFIYTMGVTEKVMNEIAYLEHFKVAEHLAGRIIGESESLLVTDTYQFNDYSKYVSSRFDPASKLKRRKEVFPRDCEKAFDMGVRFAGKR; from the coding sequence ATGAAGGTTACTGCAATCAATGGAAGTCCCCGAAAGAAATGGAACACTGCAACGCTCCTTGAAAAAGCCCTTGAAGGTGCCAGATCACAGGGAGCAGAAACAGAACTCATACATTTGTACGATATGACTTATAAAGGGTGTAAAAGCTGCTTTGCCTGTAAGTTAAAGGGTGGAAGAAGTTACGGAAGATGTGACATCAAGGACGATCTAACCCCTCTACTTGACAAAATCACTGAAAGTGATGCACTGATCCTCGGATCTCCCATTTACCTTGGAGCAGCCACAGGTGAAATGAGATCCTTTTTTGAAAGGTTGATATTTCCATATCTTGTTTATGATGCTGAAGGATCAACCCTTTTTCCTAAAAGAATACCTGTAGGTTTTATTTACACCATGGGGGTGACTGAGAAGGTAATGAATGAAATAGCTTACCTTGAACATTTCAAAGTTGCAGAACATCTTGCCGGCCGTATAATTGGAGAATCAGAGTCCTTACTTGTTACAGACACATATCAGTTCAATGATTACTCCAAATATGTTTCTTCACGATTTGACCCTGCATCAAAACTTAAAAGAAGAAAAGAAGTATTTCCCAGGGACTGTGAAAAAGCCTTTGATATGGGTGTAAGGTTTGCAGGAAAAAGATGA
- a CDS encoding flavodoxin family protein has product MKVVGFVGSPREGGNTEILVEEMLKGASESGAETKIFNLNALKITPCQACERCKINGGECATDDDMQTLYKEIKESDAFILGAPIYMWQMSAQAKIFTDRLYAFFMTGFEEKYGKKDIALTFAQGNPDENAFTDYLNSVKDMYGLFGNVRDPLVAGGTHEPGEIKGNEAVMRRAREIGKDLVN; this is encoded by the coding sequence ATGAAAGTAGTAGGATTTGTAGGAAGCCCAAGGGAGGGTGGAAACACTGAAATTCTGGTTGAGGAAATGTTGAAGGGAGCTTCTGAAAGCGGAGCAGAAACAAAGATATTCAACCTCAATGCACTGAAAATAACTCCATGCCAGGCGTGCGAACGCTGCAAAATCAATGGGGGTGAATGTGCCACCGATGACGACATGCAGACGCTTTACAAAGAAATAAAAGAATCTGATGCATTCATACTCGGTGCACCCATATACATGTGGCAGATGTCAGCCCAGGCAAAAATATTCACAGACAGACTTTACGCATTCTTCATGACAGGTTTTGAGGAAAAATACGGTAAAAAAGATATTGCACTCACATTCGCACAGGGAAACCCTGATGAAAATGCTTTCACAGACTACCTGAACTCTGTAAAAGATATGTACGGCTTGTTTGGAAATGTCAGGGATCCACTGGTTGCAGGGGGAACCCATGAACCTGGTGAAATTAAAGGTAATGAAGCGGTTATGAGAAGGGCAAGGGAAATAGGAAAAGATCTTGTTAATTAA
- a CDS encoding MarR family winged helix-turn-helix transcriptional regulator — MSDGYLCNCLYFTSNRLSRILTKMAEEEFKSAGLFPSQAFALMIINRNPGISQNNLSHELDIKPSTTSRFIDKLEHKSLVKREVKGKSSFLHPTEEGVDLMGTIEECWKNLLNRYSKILGFEEGEKLAQSIDLACNKLEQDL; from the coding sequence ATGAGTGATGGATATCTCTGTAACTGCCTGTATTTTACAAGCAACAGATTATCAAGAATATTAACAAAAATGGCTGAAGAAGAATTTAAGTCAGCGGGTTTGTTCCCATCACAGGCATTTGCCCTGATGATAATAAATAGAAACCCTGGAATATCTCAGAACAATCTCAGCCATGAGCTTGATATCAAACCATCAACTACCTCACGTTTCATAGACAAACTGGAACACAAATCCCTGGTTAAAAGAGAGGTTAAGGGTAAATCCTCATTTCTCCACCCCACAGAGGAGGGTGTTGATCTGATGGGGACCATTGAAGAATGCTGGAAAAACCTTTTAAACAGATATTCCAAGATATTGGGATTTGAAGAGGGTGAAAAGTTAGCCCAGTCAATTGATTTGGCATGCAACAAACTTGAACAGGATTTGTAA
- the comE gene encoding sulfopyruvate decarboxylase subunit beta translates to MEKIDAIKIITDELEDELVVCNIGFPSRELYHVKDKSTHFYMLGSMGLASSIGLGLALSTEQKVVVFDGDGSVLMNMGSLVTIYNQNPKNLVLVVLDNECYGSTGSQCTYASSFDMWKIAEGIGFKEVFYFEDEINFKEVLETEGPVFVHVKVEPGNANVPIIPMDACAIKERFMAEVKP, encoded by the coding sequence ATGGAGAAAATAGATGCAATTAAAATAATCACTGACGAGCTGGAAGATGAACTCGTTGTCTGCAACATAGGATTTCCATCAAGAGAACTTTACCACGTTAAAGACAAGTCCACCCACTTTTACATGCTGGGTTCAATGGGACTTGCATCCTCCATCGGCCTTGGACTTGCACTATCCACAGAACAAAAGGTCGTTGTTTTTGACGGTGACGGCTCAGTTCTCATGAACATGGGGAGTCTTGTAACAATTTACAATCAAAATCCAAAAAATCTGGTGCTTGTGGTGCTCGATAATGAATGCTACGGTTCAACAGGCTCCCAGTGTACCTACGCATCATCCTTCGACATGTGGAAGATTGCAGAGGGCATTGGATTCAAGGAAGTATTTTACTTCGAGGATGAAATAAATTTCAAGGAAGTTTTAGAGACAGAAGGTCCTGTTTTCGTCCATGTTAAGGTCGAACCGGGAAATGCAAATGTTCCAATAATACCCATGGATGCCTGTGCCATAAAGGAACGTTTCATGGCTGAAGTGAAACCTTGA
- a CDS encoding aldo/keto reductase produces MLYRELGSTSEKVSILGFGAMRLPVLDGQYDKIDFERTKELLHHAVDCGVNYVDTAHPYHNGESEKVLGELLKDGYREKVHLATKLPSWKIQKREDMDFYLEEQMERLQTDHIDFYLLHSLKKDYWENLKSLGVLEFLDHAVADGRIKYTGFSFHDEIDLFFEIVDSYKWDVCQVQYNIADENYQAGIDGIRYASSQGIGVIVMEPLRGGSLVNGIPSEVQELWNEAPVKRSPAEWALRFLWDKNEINTVLSGMNTVEQLEENLKIAEAGVPESLTQDERDIIREVRRVYHQRMKVLCTECGYCMPCPEGVNIPGNFKHFNSAHIYNDVENARMNYYGLLNEKERASNCTQCGECEWTCPQMIDIKGTLKEVSKTLEK; encoded by the coding sequence ATGTTGTATCGTGAATTAGGTTCCACAAGTGAAAAAGTATCCATACTAGGCTTCGGTGCAATGCGCCTGCCTGTTCTGGATGGTCAGTACGATAAAATAGATTTTGAGCGAACAAAAGAACTCCTACACCATGCAGTGGACTGCGGAGTTAACTACGTTGACACTGCACACCCATACCACAATGGTGAGAGTGAAAAGGTGCTTGGAGAACTTCTCAAGGACGGTTACAGGGAAAAGGTTCACCTTGCAACCAAACTTCCAAGCTGGAAGATCCAAAAAAGAGAAGACATGGATTTCTACCTTGAAGAACAGATGGAACGCCTTCAAACAGACCATATAGATTTCTACCTTCTACACTCACTTAAGAAGGACTACTGGGAAAATCTGAAATCCCTGGGAGTTCTGGAGTTCCTGGACCATGCAGTTGCAGACGGCAGAATAAAATACACAGGATTCTCATTTCACGATGAAATAGATCTTTTCTTTGAGATAGTTGACTCTTACAAATGGGATGTGTGTCAGGTCCAGTACAACATTGCAGATGAAAACTACCAGGCAGGAATCGATGGTATAAGATATGCTTCAAGCCAGGGAATCGGAGTCATTGTGATGGAACCCTTGAGGGGAGGATCCCTAGTGAATGGAATACCATCCGAGGTTCAGGAACTATGGAATGAAGCTCCAGTAAAGAGAAGCCCTGCAGAATGGGCTTTAAGATTTCTATGGGATAAAAACGAGATAAACACAGTTTTAAGTGGTATGAACACAGTTGAACAGCTTGAAGAGAACTTAAAAATAGCTGAGGCCGGAGTTCCAGAGTCACTCACTCAGGACGAGAGGGATATTATAAGGGAAGTTAGAAGGGTTTACCATCAGAGGATGAAGGTACTGTGCACTGAGTGCGGCTACTGCATGCCATGCCCTGAGGGCGTGAACATTCCAGGAAACTTCAAACATTTCAACAGCGCACACATATACAACGATGTTGAAAATGCCAGAATGAACTACTACGGACTTTTAAATGAGAAAGAAAGGGCTTCAAACTGCACCCAATGTGGTGAATGTGAATGGACATGTCCACAGATGATCGACATCAAGGGAACACTTAAAGAGGTTTCCAAAACCCTTGAAAAATAA
- the hisE gene encoding phosphoribosyl-ATP diphosphatase: MKDEIIREVYQVLEDRRDNPIDSYTSKIMCDSNKRAEDKILEKIGEEAAEVLIASKNDENLVYESADLIFHTLLLLVYKGVELDELFEEFERRRK; this comes from the coding sequence GTGAAAGATGAAATAATAAGGGAAGTTTACCAGGTTTTAGAGGATAGACGTGACAATCCCATTGATTCATACACCTCTAAGATAATGTGTGACAGTAATAAACGTGCAGAGGACAAGATCCTTGAAAAAATAGGTGAAGAAGCTGCAGAAGTTTTAATTGCATCTAAAAATGATGAAAACCTTGTTTATGAATCTGCAGACCTCATATTCCACACACTACTGCTACTGGTTTACAAGGGAGTTGAACTCGACGAACTCTTCGAGGAGTTTGAGAGGAGAAGAAAATAA
- a CDS encoding CBS domain-containing ParB/RepB/Spo0J family partition protein: protein MTSSALVKDYMTKEVITVTPNTPNEEVIKLMKATGHDGFPVKTDGKVIGMVTAFDLLLKEWVPHVEGIMSRDVVVSDQEMSINDAARVMFRMGISRLPVVDKEENLVGILTNTDIVRSHIERSTPMKVNYFKKTLEQLYNIKTKIVRMKVPIEKLRPTQDKIYADELQGRTYELKRGLAEPTIVVKVGNRFVLVDGHHRTVAARKLGYKEIDSYVIRIDEDMKLGLEKTADKNGIFSFNDIEIIDDAQHPLIAITGPLREIKK from the coding sequence ATGACAAGTTCAGCCCTCGTAAAGGATTATATGACTAAAGAAGTTATAACTGTAACTCCCAACACTCCAAATGAAGAAGTTATCAAGTTAATGAAGGCAACAGGTCACGATGGTTTTCCTGTTAAAACCGATGGAAAGGTTATTGGAATGGTAACAGCATTTGACCTTCTTCTCAAGGAGTGGGTTCCACATGTTGAAGGTATAATGTCAAGGGATGTTGTTGTATCTGACCAGGAAATGTCAATAAATGATGCTGCAAGGGTCATGTTCCGTATGGGAATTTCAAGACTCCCAGTGGTTGATAAAGAAGAAAATCTGGTTGGAATATTAACAAACACAGATATTGTACGGTCCCATATTGAGAGATCCACTCCAATGAAAGTTAACTACTTCAAAAAAACCCTGGAACAGCTTTACAACATCAAAACTAAGATAGTACGCATGAAAGTCCCAATTGAGAAGCTGAGACCAACACAGGACAAAATATACGCCGATGAACTTCAGGGAAGAACCTATGAACTTAAAAGGGGTCTTGCAGAACCAACCATAGTTGTTAAGGTTGGAAATCGTTTCGTTCTTGTTGACGGCCATCACAGGACAGTTGCAGCCCGAAAACTAGGTTACAAAGAAATAGATTCCTACGTCATCAGGATAGATGAAGATATGAAGCTTGGACTTGAAAAAACAGCTGACAAAAACGGCATATTTTCATTCAACGATATAGAAATAATAGATGATGCACAACATCCACTAATAGCAATAACAGGACCTCTCAGGGAGATAAAAAAGTGA
- a CDS encoding DUF504 domain-containing protein, with protein MAKNILNMILWHPKMDVEKTRITYIHRGAHGNLKTIPGSSIESLEGGFLILKEGTHIPYHRIVKIESDTKILWKK; from the coding sequence ATGGCAAAGAACATCCTGAATATGATACTCTGGCATCCCAAGATGGATGTTGAGAAAACAAGGATAACTTACATCCACAGAGGGGCACATGGAAACCTGAAAACCATTCCTGGAAGTTCAATAGAAAGTTTAGAAGGTGGATTTTTAATATTAAAGGAGGGAACCCACATTCCATACCATAGAATCGTTAAAATAGAATCAGACACTAAAATTTTATGGAAGAAATGA
- the gatB gene encoding Asp-tRNA(Asn)/Glu-tRNA(Gln) amidotransferase subunit GatB: MKCGLEIHVQLETDSKLFCTCHTNYQEAPANSNICHVCLNQPGAKPYPPNKDALDGAVRIALMLGCKIAPEVTYFQRKHYDYPDLSSGYQRTSIPIGYEGDLNGVRIRDVHIEEDPGQYKPDLGIVDFNRSGIPLIEIVTEPDMTSPEAARTFLRELIRVLEYSGSARGEGTMRADVNISLEGGKRAEIKNVNSIKGAYKALKFEMIRQKNLLKRGIEIKQETRAFLESQMITVPMRLKEEAEDYRYIPDPDLPPMLAEAERVEAIREAMPEPSHIKTDRFVAEYGIQKDHAKVLTSELDLADAFEEVAKVVDPNFAALWMRDELKRVVYYNKLSFKESEITPAQIIDLLNLLQDKKVTAKAGKKIMEKLPKNSKMPSTIAEEMGLLGVVEEDVVVGAVKQAIAENPEAVSDYHEGKKNAMNFLIGQVMRLTRGKADPGETHKLIEAELKE; encoded by the coding sequence ATGAAATGCGGACTGGAAATTCATGTTCAACTTGAAACTGATTCCAAGTTATTCTGTACCTGTCATACAAATTATCAGGAAGCCCCAGCGAACTCAAACATCTGCCATGTATGTTTGAACCAGCCAGGAGCCAAACCATACCCACCGAACAAGGATGCGCTGGACGGGGCTGTGAGAATAGCTCTCATGCTTGGCTGTAAAATCGCACCTGAGGTCACATACTTCCAGAGGAAGCACTACGACTACCCTGATCTTTCATCAGGATACCAGCGTACTTCAATCCCGATAGGATATGAAGGTGACTTAAACGGTGTTAGGATAAGGGATGTTCATATTGAAGAGGATCCTGGTCAGTACAAGCCGGACCTTGGAATTGTGGACTTCAACAGGTCTGGAATACCACTCATTGAGATAGTGACAGAGCCAGACATGACTTCACCTGAAGCCGCCCGTACATTCCTCAGAGAACTCATAAGGGTTCTTGAGTACAGCGGAAGTGCCCGTGGAGAGGGTACAATGCGTGCAGATGTGAACATATCCCTTGAGGGAGGTAAAAGGGCAGAGATCAAAAACGTCAACTCAATAAAAGGTGCCTACAAAGCCCTGAAGTTTGAGATGATACGCCAGAAAAACCTCCTGAAACGTGGAATAGAAATAAAACAGGAAACAAGGGCTTTCCTGGAATCTCAGATGATAACTGTTCCAATGCGTCTTAAAGAGGAAGCAGAGGATTACAGGTACATACCTGATCCGGATTTACCCCCTATGCTTGCAGAGGCCGAGAGGGTTGAGGCAATAAGGGAGGCAATGCCTGAACCTTCACACATCAAAACTGACAGGTTCGTTGCAGAGTACGGAATTCAGAAGGATCATGCAAAGGTCTTAACCTCTGAACTGGATCTTGCCGATGCCTTTGAAGAAGTTGCAAAGGTTGTTGATCCAAACTTCGCTGCACTCTGGATGAGGGATGAACTCAAACGTGTTGTTTACTACAACAAGCTCAGCTTCAAGGAAAGTGAAATAACACCTGCGCAAATTATAGATCTCCTCAACCTTCTACAAGATAAGAAGGTCACGGCGAAAGCAGGTAAGAAGATCATGGAGAAACTGCCGAAAAATTCCAAGATGCCCTCCACCATAGCTGAGGAAATGGGTCTTTTAGGTGTTGTTGAGGAAGATGTGGTTGTGGGTGCAGTGAAACAGGCCATAGCTGAAAACCCTGAAGCAGTTTCAGATTACCATGAAGGCAAGAAAAACGCGATGAACTTCCTTATAGGCCAGGTTATGAGGCTTACACGGGGAAAAGCTGATCCTGGTGAAACTCATAAATTAATTGAAGCTGAATTAAAGGAATAA
- a CDS encoding radical SAM protein gives MNLIDKIKNHQTLELLQESNEITLKNHGSFITLERAIFLSWWCDRGDCTFCYMSSQKSRIKEPEKAKRHVNSILAEAELTRRLGWNIEFLSGGYGSFTTPEIQSIAENIYRITKKPVWLNVGITSELEAYGKEIAGVTGAVEVANPELHDKICPSKSLDDIEGMLELAGDMGFKKSVTIILGLGETPEDLEYLWQMIEDIGIHRVTFYSLNPHKDTAYENSPQPASLYYTGVVAATRIRFPELEIITGTWTDNLANIGPLILAGANGLTKFPLFKMFGTGYGKRVEEEVRWAGRTLEGTFTDFDMLTTGRIPDPKVEPFIKRYIDMCLNNKSEQK, from the coding sequence ATGAATTTAATAGACAAAATAAAAAACCATCAAACACTTGAGCTCCTTCAGGAATCCAACGAAATTACACTCAAGAACCATGGAAGTTTCATCACCCTTGAAAGGGCAATATTTCTTTCTTGGTGGTGTGATAGGGGGGATTGTACCTTCTGTTACATGTCCTCACAGAAGTCCAGGATCAAGGAACCAGAAAAGGCCAAAAGGCATGTTAACTCAATTCTGGCTGAGGCAGAACTTACAAGGAGATTAGGTTGGAACATAGAATTCTTATCCGGAGGTTATGGTTCGTTCACAACCCCTGAAATCCAGAGCATTGCAGAGAACATTTACAGAATAACCAAAAAACCTGTATGGCTCAATGTGGGAATAACCAGTGAACTGGAAGCATATGGAAAGGAAATTGCAGGGGTTACAGGTGCAGTGGAGGTTGCAAACCCTGAGCTTCATGACAAGATCTGCCCAAGCAAGTCACTGGATGACATAGAGGGTATGCTTGAACTTGCAGGGGATATGGGCTTTAAAAAGTCAGTAACAATAATATTGGGCCTTGGAGAAACGCCAGAAGACCTGGAGTACCTCTGGCAGATGATAGAAGATATTGGAATCCACAGGGTCACGTTTTACTCCTTGAATCCCCACAAGGACACGGCTTACGAAAATTCACCACAACCTGCATCCCTGTACTACACAGGTGTTGTTGCGGCCACAAGGATAAGGTTTCCAGAGCTTGAAATAATCACAGGCACATGGACAGACAACCTTGCCAATATAGGGCCTTTGATACTTGCAGGAGCCAACGGCTTAACTAAGTTTCCACTTTTTAAAATGTTCGGGACAGGTTACGGTAAGCGTGTTGAAGAAGAAGTTCGCTGGGCTGGTAGAACCCTTGAGGGAACTTTCACAGATTTCGACATGCTCACAACTGGGAGAATTCCTGATCCCAAAGTTGAGCCTTTTATAAAAAGATATATTGATATGTGTCTCAATAATAAATCAGAGCAAAAATAA
- the hjc gene encoding Holliday junction resolvase Hjc has product MSKTGTREERELVKMLWNADFAAMRAPASGGATKKPLPDVLAGNGRIYLAIEVKSTTLERIYIPSDKIEGLREFSGIFGAEPYVGVKFIRQKWRFVKLDDLHKTRNNNYRLNKDLAFGKGLEFDEMVGTDKQVKF; this is encoded by the coding sequence ATGAGCAAAACAGGTACCCGAGAGGAACGTGAACTTGTAAAAATGCTATGGAATGCAGATTTTGCAGCAATGCGTGCCCCAGCATCAGGAGGAGCAACTAAAAAACCACTTCCCGATGTTCTGGCAGGTAACGGTAGAATTTATCTGGCTATCGAGGTTAAATCAACCACCCTTGAACGTATATACATACCATCAGATAAAATTGAGGGTTTAAGAGAATTTTCAGGAATATTTGGTGCTGAGCCTTACGTTGGGGTCAAATTCATAAGGCAGAAATGGCGCTTCGTTAAACTGGACGATCTTCACAAAACCCGGAACAATAACTACAGGTTAAATAAGGATCTGGCCTTTGGTAAGGGCCTTGAATTCGATGAAATGGTAGGCACAGATAAGCAGGTTAAATTCTGA
- a CDS encoding CARDB domain-containing protein: MIAGVAAVLYTNTGSNNTTTNNTDSNLTENAKNTSETGAPTVKIVATQKGPSDASKGSDVTLNYTVKNNGTETVYNVKAHDQNFYKTLGDLKAGETASFQYTLHIPTDQEVQEDFGANATVSNPFYISGFAVTFQDVKGSKYTVNSNSIEIKLS; the protein is encoded by the coding sequence GTGATTGCAGGGGTAGCTGCAGTACTCTACACCAACACTGGATCCAACAACACAACAACCAACAACACAGATTCTAATTTAACAGAAAATGCAAAAAATACATCGGAAACTGGAGCTCCAACAGTGAAGATCGTTGCAACCCAAAAGGGCCCATCTGATGCATCCAAAGGTAGTGATGTGACACTGAATTACACTGTCAAAAACAACGGCACAGAAACTGTCTACAATGTTAAGGCACACGATCAGAATTTCTACAAAACTCTGGGAGATCTGAAAGCAGGCGAAACTGCAAGTTTCCAGTACACACTCCACATACCCACTGATCAGGAAGTTCAGGAGGATTTCGGAGCCAACGCCACTGTTTCAAACCCATTTTACATAAGTGGATTTGCAGTAACCTTCCAGGATGTGAAAGGTTCCAAATACACAGTGAACTCCAACAGCATTGAAATAAAACTTAGTTAA